In Candidatus Rokuibacteriota bacterium, a genomic segment contains:
- the recN gene encoding DNA repair protein RecN: MLRELAIRNLAVLEEARVVFAPGLNVLTGETGAGKSIVIDALLLVRGARAQPDLIRTGAESASVEAVFDISATGPVAAALDEAGHAAPDGQLVVKRELSRSGRHRVFVNDSAATVALLERLGDLLVEIHGQHEHQRLMEPLRQLDVLDRFAGCEETRTKLAALCRRWETARAELVRIRDDAREGARKQELFRWEISEIDAAELREGEEDELRAERRRLQNAERIFAGLQEVMGLLHEDPQAAGSGIGRAAALLRELSRFDPDVATPIEALEGAQAYVEDAVARARGLRDRAVMDPDRLRQIDERLDAIGNVKRKYGETAAAVAAYREEIARALDRIEHHDAIAEETEREVAEAAKSAARAAAVLSESRAEAAQRLERLIQRELRSLGMEHARFRSPLRREAAGEGDLSSGPGGWRLGVRGAETVEFLLSANPGEELKPLAKVVSGGELSRTMLAIKTILAAAEDVPSMVFDEVDAGIGGRVADAVGQKLRQTAAGRQVLCVTHLAPIAAYAEHHLLVEKRVAKAATRTTVTALDAGGRVEEVARMLGGEHVTEASRRHARELLRAARPAG, encoded by the coding sequence ATGCTCCGCGAGCTCGCCATCCGGAACCTGGCCGTCCTGGAAGAAGCGCGCGTCGTCTTTGCGCCGGGGCTGAACGTCCTCACCGGCGAGACCGGGGCCGGCAAGTCCATCGTCATCGACGCCCTCCTCCTGGTCCGCGGCGCCCGCGCCCAGCCCGATCTCATCCGCACGGGCGCCGAGTCCGCCTCGGTGGAGGCCGTGTTCGACATCTCCGCCACGGGCCCGGTGGCGGCGGCGCTCGACGAGGCCGGGCACGCCGCCCCCGACGGCCAGCTCGTCGTCAAGCGGGAGCTCTCGCGATCCGGGCGGCACCGCGTGTTCGTCAACGACTCGGCCGCGACGGTTGCGCTCCTCGAGCGCCTCGGCGACCTCTTGGTGGAGATCCACGGCCAGCACGAGCACCAGCGGCTCATGGAGCCCCTGCGCCAGCTCGACGTGCTGGACCGCTTCGCCGGGTGCGAGGAGACGCGGACGAAGCTGGCCGCGCTCTGCCGCCGATGGGAGACGGCGCGGGCTGAGCTCGTCCGCATCCGCGACGACGCTCGCGAGGGGGCCCGCAAGCAGGAGCTCTTCCGCTGGGAGATCTCCGAAATCGACGCGGCGGAGCTCCGCGAAGGCGAGGAGGACGAGCTCCGCGCGGAGCGCCGGCGGCTCCAGAACGCCGAGCGGATCTTCGCCGGCCTTCAGGAAGTCATGGGGCTCCTGCACGAGGACCCGCAGGCGGCCGGCTCGGGAATCGGCCGCGCCGCCGCGCTGCTTCGGGAGCTGTCGCGCTTCGACCCCGACGTCGCCACGCCCATCGAGGCGCTCGAGGGCGCGCAGGCCTATGTCGAGGACGCCGTCGCGCGGGCGCGCGGGCTCCGCGACCGGGCGGTCATGGATCCGGACCGGCTGAGGCAGATCGACGAGCGCCTCGACGCCATAGGCAACGTCAAGCGCAAGTACGGCGAGACCGCGGCTGCCGTCGCCGCCTACCGGGAGGAGATCGCCCGGGCGCTCGACAGGATCGAGCATCACGACGCCATCGCCGAGGAGACGGAGCGCGAGGTGGCGGAGGCGGCCAAGAGCGCGGCGCGGGCGGCGGCGGTCCTGTCGGAGTCCAGGGCGGAGGCGGCGCAGCGACTCGAGCGGCTGATCCAGCGCGAGCTGCGTTCCCTCGGCATGGAGCACGCGCGTTTCCGCTCGCCGCTCCGGCGGGAGGCGGCCGGGGAGGGGGACCTCTCGAGCGGGCCGGGCGGCTGGCGCCTCGGCGTCCGGGGGGCGGAGACGGTCGAATTCCTTCTGTCGGCCAACCCTGGAGAGGAGCTGAAGCCGCTGGCGAAGGTCGTCTCGGGCGGTGAGCTGTCGCGGACCATGCTCGCGATCAAGACCATCCTGGCGGCGGCCGAGGATGTGCCGAGCATGGTCTTCGACGAGGTGGACGCCGGCATAGGCGGGCGCGTCGCCGACGCGGTGGGACAGAAGCTCCGTCAGACCGCCGCGGGGCGCCAGGTGCTGTGCGTGACGCACCTCGCCCCGATCGCCGCCTACGCCGAGCACCACCTGCTCGTGGAGAAGCGCGTGGCCAAGGCTGCCACGCGGACGACGGTGACGGCGCTGGACGCGGGCGGCCGTGTGGAAGAAGTCGCGCGGATGCTGGGCGGTGAGCACGTGACCGAGGCCTCGCGGCGGCACGCGCGTGAACTCCTCCGGGCCGCTCGACCAGCCGGGTAG
- a CDS encoding NAD(+)/NADH kinase, translating into MKRIGVVAKTDRADAREVVERLLAWCAERGLQPVLEKETAGLCPDTKAATARKPDLPGQVDLLLVLGGDGTLLSMARLVGDLSVPILGVNLGGLGFLTALTKEELFPALEAFLAGGLVIEERVMLAAQVWRHGERLSEYVALNDVVITKSAMSRIINLAVSVDGQFATAYRADGLIISTPTGSTAYCLSAGGPIVFPTMPAVVLTPICSHTLTNRPIVLPADQRIEVTLQSDQDVMLTLDGQVGFALKEADVVAVHQAAARIRLLRFPQKHFFSVLRTKLKWGER; encoded by the coding sequence ATGAAGCGGATCGGCGTCGTCGCCAAGACCGACCGGGCGGATGCCCGTGAGGTCGTAGAGCGACTGCTCGCCTGGTGCGCGGAGCGAGGGCTCCAGCCGGTCCTCGAGAAGGAGACGGCGGGGCTCTGCCCGGACACCAAGGCGGCGACTGCGCGAAAGCCCGATCTACCGGGCCAGGTGGACCTGCTGCTCGTGCTGGGCGGGGACGGCACGCTGCTCTCCATGGCTCGGCTCGTTGGCGACCTGAGCGTGCCCATACTCGGCGTGAACCTGGGCGGCTTGGGCTTTCTGACGGCCCTGACCAAGGAGGAGCTCTTCCCGGCGCTGGAGGCTTTCCTCGCGGGCGGGCTCGTGATCGAGGAGCGCGTGATGCTCGCCGCACAGGTGTGGCGCCACGGAGAGCGGCTGTCGGAGTACGTGGCGCTCAACGACGTGGTGATCACCAAGTCGGCGATGAGCCGCATCATCAACCTGGCGGTGTCGGTGGACGGGCAGTTCGCCACGGCCTACCGCGCCGACGGGCTCATCATCTCGACACCGACGGGCTCCACAGCCTACTGCCTCTCGGCGGGCGGCCCTATCGTCTTCCCGACCATGCCCGCGGTTGTGCTGACGCCGATCTGCTCGCACACGCTCACGAACCGTCCGATCGTGCTGCCCGCTGACCAGCGCATCGAGGTGACGCTCCAGTCCGACCAGGACGTGATGCTCACCCTCGACGGGCAGGTCGGCTTCGCCCTCAAGGAGGCCGACGTCGTGGCGGTCCACCAGGCGGCGGCGCGCATCCGGCTTCTCCGCTTCCCGCAGAAGCACTTTTTCTCCGTGCTGCGGACCAAGCTCAAGTGGGGAGAGCGCTAA
- a CDS encoding TlyA family RNA methyltransferase produces MKKATMKKPNPGAVQEPRSRAGGAGQAKVKERIDVALVARGLCDSREKAARLLLAGAVTVDGKRVDKPGVLVAPSADLRVTARPKFVSRGGDKLVHALDAFAVSPKGRVCIDVGASTGGFTHCLLEAGASRVYAVDVGQGQLDASLRADGRVVVMEKTNARQLPPDAFPDAPGLATLDVSFISLEKVLPSVFAVLTLDGEAVALVKPQFEIGKGLVGKGGVVRDAAHHRTVVSRVARFCVLHGWHVRGVTASPLKGPKGNREFFLHLTRAGRTAPDLDALIAHAAESAEPA; encoded by the coding sequence GTGAAGAAGGCGACCATGAAGAAGCCGAACCCCGGAGCCGTGCAGGAGCCGAGGAGTCGGGCCGGGGGTGCCGGGCAGGCGAAGGTCAAGGAGCGTATCGACGTGGCGCTGGTGGCCCGGGGTTTGTGCGACAGCCGCGAAAAGGCGGCTCGCCTGCTCCTGGCCGGCGCCGTCACGGTGGACGGAAAGCGCGTGGACAAGCCCGGCGTCCTGGTCGCCCCCAGCGCCGACCTGCGCGTGACCGCGCGGCCGAAGTTCGTGAGCCGGGGCGGCGACAAGCTCGTGCATGCCCTGGACGCCTTCGCCGTCTCGCCCAAGGGGAGGGTCTGTATCGACGTCGGCGCGTCCACGGGCGGCTTCACGCACTGCCTGCTCGAGGCCGGCGCCTCTCGCGTGTACGCGGTGGACGTGGGGCAGGGACAGCTCGACGCGTCCCTCCGGGCCGACGGACGTGTCGTGGTGATGGAAAAGACGAATGCCCGCCAGCTGCCCCCGGACGCGTTCCCGGACGCGCCGGGCCTCGCCACCCTCGACGTCTCCTTCATCTCCCTCGAGAAGGTCCTGCCGTCCGTGTTCGCGGTGCTGACGCTCGACGGGGAGGCGGTGGCGCTCGTCAAGCCGCAGTTCGAGATCGGCAAGGGCCTGGTGGGCAAGGGCGGAGTGGTCCGGGATGCCGCCCATCACCGGACGGTCGTCTCCCGCGTCGCCCGCTTTTGCGTCCTGCACGGCTGGCACGTGCGGGGCGTTACGGCATCGCCGCTCAAGGGGCCCAAGGGCAACCGCGAGTTCTTCCTCCATCTGACGCGCGCGGGCCGCACCGCCCCCGATCTCGACGCGCTCATTGCCCACGCGGCGGAATCCGCCGAACCCGCATGA
- a CDS encoding mannose-1-phosphate guanyltransferase, protein MKAVVMAGGFGTRLRPLTAHLPKPLVPVGNVPVMEHMVRLLKRHGFTDLCVLLYFLPDTITSYFGDGSRWGVKMTYVTPPADLGTAGAVKFAVGDSDEPVLVVSADVLTDIDLAGAAAFHKGRGAEATMVLTRVELPLAYGIVITDEEGRVLRFLEKPAWGEVFSDTINTGIYLLEPSVFPAIPAGRSYDFGKELFPALLAGGRPLWGYVAEGYWRDVGDLAEYRTAHLDLLQGKIGVDIPGERHVTEGHTVWLDEGAHVDHSARLSGSVILGRGAQVAAGARVANSVIGPETVIQAGADVESSVVWDAVEIGPGAVVKEAVIGRKSVVGANAFLAEGVVIADFCRIGEGSVVKANVKVWPYKEVEDGATLAMSLVWGERWSRSLFGRYGVSGLANIEVSPEFAAKLGAACGAIVGRRRVMITSRDHHKASRMINRALMSGLLSVGVDVQDLGVAPIPVVRYQVAALGLAGGSHVRKSPYDPQLLDIKFFDSRGLELAPDKEKAMERLFFMEDFERAPMDGIGTLSFPHAGTDRYRDGLLGSVDREVVRRACLRMVLDYAFGSASSIFPSVLGALGVEVISLNAYLDETKISKTAEEFERSLHQLSNIVRTLGADLGVLLDTGGEKVFLVDEKGEILGGDLTLALVALLVMRTRPSGRIVVPVTASRAVERMAEEHGFQVTRSRGTARALTEAALAPDVALVGEELGGLIFPSFHPAFDGMSAVVRILEMMARLDVRLHQLTRAVPESHVARLEVPCPDERKGAVMRRLIQATKGGSVELIEGVRVSMGDDWVAAIPDADRATFHVVAESANRDRAQRLAEEFRDRITGWRKEPA, encoded by the coding sequence GTGAAGGCCGTCGTGATGGCCGGAGGGTTCGGGACGCGCCTCCGGCCGCTGACCGCCCACCTTCCCAAGCCGCTCGTGCCCGTCGGGAACGTCCCTGTCATGGAGCACATGGTGCGGCTCCTGAAGCGGCACGGTTTCACCGACCTGTGCGTGCTGCTCTACTTCCTGCCGGACACGATCACCTCCTACTTCGGCGACGGCAGCCGCTGGGGCGTCAAGATGACCTATGTCACCCCGCCGGCCGATCTCGGGACCGCCGGCGCGGTGAAGTTCGCGGTCGGTGACTCGGACGAGCCGGTCCTGGTCGTATCGGCCGACGTCCTGACGGACATCGACCTCGCCGGGGCCGCGGCCTTCCACAAAGGCCGGGGCGCCGAGGCGACCATGGTACTGACCCGGGTGGAGCTGCCCCTGGCCTACGGGATCGTGATCACCGACGAGGAGGGGCGGGTGCTCCGCTTCCTCGAGAAGCCGGCGTGGGGAGAGGTGTTCAGCGACACGATCAACACCGGCATCTACCTCCTCGAGCCCTCGGTGTTCCCGGCCATCCCCGCGGGCCGCTCTTACGATTTCGGGAAGGAGCTGTTCCCGGCGCTCCTCGCCGGCGGCCGCCCGCTCTGGGGATACGTCGCGGAGGGCTACTGGCGCGATGTGGGCGACCTGGCAGAGTACCGGACGGCGCACCTCGATCTCCTCCAGGGCAAGATCGGGGTGGACATCCCGGGGGAACGGCACGTCACGGAGGGGCACACGGTGTGGCTCGACGAGGGCGCCCACGTGGACCACTCGGCGCGGCTCTCGGGCTCCGTCATTCTCGGCCGCGGGGCGCAGGTGGCGGCCGGGGCACGCGTCGCCAACTCGGTCATCGGGCCGGAGACCGTCATCCAGGCAGGGGCCGATGTCGAGAGCAGCGTCGTCTGGGACGCGGTGGAGATCGGCCCGGGCGCCGTGGTCAAGGAGGCCGTGATCGGGCGCAAGAGCGTCGTGGGGGCGAACGCGTTCCTGGCCGAGGGCGTCGTGATCGCGGATTTCTGCCGAATCGGCGAGGGAAGCGTCGTCAAGGCCAACGTGAAGGTCTGGCCGTACAAGGAAGTCGAGGACGGCGCGACGCTGGCCATGAGCCTCGTGTGGGGCGAGCGCTGGAGCCGGTCGCTCTTCGGCCGCTACGGAGTCTCGGGGCTCGCCAACATCGAGGTATCGCCCGAGTTCGCGGCCAAGCTCGGCGCCGCATGCGGGGCCATCGTCGGCAGGCGCAGGGTCATGATCACGAGCCGAGACCACCACAAGGCTTCGCGAATGATCAACCGGGCGCTCATGTCGGGCCTCTTGTCCGTGGGAGTCGACGTGCAGGACCTGGGCGTGGCGCCGATCCCGGTCGTGCGCTACCAGGTCGCCGCGCTGGGCCTGGCGGGCGGTAGCCACGTGCGGAAGTCCCCCTACGATCCCCAGCTGCTCGACATCAAGTTCTTCGATTCGCGGGGACTCGAGCTGGCTCCGGACAAGGAAAAGGCGATGGAGCGCCTGTTCTTCATGGAGGACTTCGAGCGGGCGCCTATGGACGGCATTGGGACCCTGTCCTTTCCGCACGCGGGCACGGACAGGTACCGGGACGGGCTGCTCGGCTCAGTGGACCGCGAGGTGGTCCGCCGGGCCTGCCTGCGGATGGTCCTCGACTACGCCTTCGGCTCCGCGTCGTCCATCTTTCCCTCCGTGCTCGGCGCGCTCGGGGTCGAGGTCATCTCGCTCAACGCCTACCTGGACGAGACGAAGATCTCCAAGACCGCGGAGGAGTTCGAGCGTTCGCTGCACCAGCTGTCCAACATCGTCCGCACGCTCGGGGCGGATCTCGGGGTGCTCCTCGATACGGGGGGCGAGAAAGTTTTCCTGGTCGATGAGAAGGGCGAGATCCTCGGGGGCGACCTGACGCTGGCCTTAGTCGCGCTCCTGGTGATGCGCACGCGGCCGTCCGGCCGCATCGTGGTGCCGGTCACCGCATCGCGGGCGGTCGAGCGGATGGCCGAAGAGCACGGGTTCCAGGTCACGCGCTCCCGCGGGACCGCGCGGGCGCTGACCGAGGCCGCTCTGGCGCCCGACGTCGCGCTGGTGGGCGAGGAGCTGGGCGGGCTGATCTTCCCGAGCTTCCACCCGGCGTTCGACGGCATGTCGGCGGTCGTGCGGATCCTCGAGATGATGGCGCGGCTCGACGTGCGGCTGCATCAGCTCACGCGGGCCGTCCCCGAGAGTCACGTCGCGCGGCTCGAAGTGCCGTGCCCGGACGAGCGCAAGGGCGCGGTGATGCGGCGGCTGATCCAGGCGACCAAGGGCGGCAGCGTCGAGTTGATCGAGGGTGTGCGGGTCAGCATGGGTGATGACTGGGTGGCGGCGATTCCGGACGCGGACCGAGCGACGTTCCATGTGGTGGCCGAGTCGGCCAATCGGGATCGTGCCCAGCGGCTGGCGGAAGAGTTCCGCGACCGCATCACTGGTTGGAGAAAGGAGCCTGCGTGA
- a CDS encoding rhomboid family intramembrane serine protease: MFPLKDDIPTRTTPIITVALIALNILVFLYQLSLQGEGSPDGLRASRDFILEFGLVPCRLTGACSPGSWLLPPTLTVLTSMFLHGGFLHVGGNMLYLWIFGNNVEDTLGHARFTLFYLVSGAVAAAAQTALSAASSVPMIGASGAVSGVLGAYLLLFPRANVLTLIVLGFFVRIVRVPAILVLGLWFVVQFVSGLATWGAATGRGEAMGGETAWFAHLGGFLAGMVLLFVLRPRNPGDGGPGRSW, from the coding sequence GTGTTCCCTCTTAAGGATGACATCCCGACCCGGACCACACCGATCATCACGGTCGCGCTCATCGCGCTCAATATCCTGGTCTTCCTTTACCAACTCTCCCTCCAGGGAGAGGGCTCACCCGACGGGCTCCGGGCCTCCCGCGACTTCATCCTGGAGTTCGGGCTCGTGCCGTGCCGCCTGACGGGAGCCTGCTCGCCCGGCTCATGGCTGCTCCCGCCGACGCTGACAGTCTTGACTTCAATGTTCCTCCACGGAGGGTTCCTGCACGTCGGCGGCAACATGCTCTACCTTTGGATCTTCGGCAACAACGTCGAGGACACCTTGGGCCACGCCCGCTTCACGCTGTTCTACCTGGTCTCAGGCGCGGTCGCGGCGGCGGCCCAGACCGCCCTCAGCGCCGCGTCCTCCGTGCCCATGATCGGGGCCAGCGGGGCGGTTTCGGGCGTGCTCGGCGCCTACCTGCTGCTCTTTCCCCGTGCGAACGTGCTGACGCTCATTGTTCTCGGCTTCTTCGTCCGGATCGTGCGCGTCCCGGCCATCCTGGTCCTCGGCTTGTGGTTCGTCGTCCAGTTCGTCAGCGGCCTGGCGACGTGGGGGGCTGCGACCGGTCGCGGCGAGGCCATGGGAGGGGAGACAGCCTGGTTCGCCCACCTGGGAGGGTTTCTCGCCGGGATGGTTCTGCTCTTCGTCCTACGCCCGCGCAACCCCGGGGACGGCGGTCCGGGCCGTTCCTGGTAA
- the phnE gene encoding phosphonate ABC transporter, permease protein PhnE: MSTGRRWAGGLAIAAAFIWSAWSTEVSLGRLVEGVPFMFDFVGRMLPPDLRVLGQALRGALQTLQIAVAGTAVGAVLALPVAFAAARNTSPRWTFYWTRSALNAFRAIDTLVYALFFVAAVGLGPFPGVLAVVVYTGTVLAKLYSEAIEAMDPGPVEAVEAVGATRLQVLRWGVVPQLLPQFLSFTLYRFETTIRAATVLGFVGAGGIGFYIQTYLRLMNYPAASTMLLVLVAMVMLVDFASSRLRARLV, translated from the coding sequence GTGAGCACCGGGCGACGTTGGGCGGGCGGGCTGGCGATCGCCGCCGCTTTCATCTGGTCGGCGTGGTCCACCGAGGTGTCGCTGGGGCGGCTCGTCGAAGGTGTCCCCTTCATGTTTGATTTCGTCGGCCGCATGCTGCCGCCCGACCTGAGGGTGCTCGGTCAGGCGCTCCGGGGCGCGCTGCAGACGCTGCAGATCGCCGTGGCAGGGACGGCCGTGGGCGCCGTGTTGGCGCTGCCCGTCGCCTTCGCCGCGGCCAGAAACACCTCGCCCCGTTGGACCTTCTACTGGACACGCAGCGCGCTCAACGCCTTCCGGGCGATTGACACTCTCGTCTACGCGCTCTTCTTCGTGGCTGCGGTTGGGCTGGGACCCTTTCCGGGCGTATTGGCCGTGGTGGTGTATACCGGGACCGTGCTCGCGAAGCTCTATTCCGAAGCCATCGAAGCCATGGATCCCGGCCCGGTGGAGGCGGTGGAGGCCGTGGGCGCCACGCGGCTCCAGGTGCTGAGATGGGGCGTGGTCCCGCAGCTCTTGCCGCAGTTCCTGTCCTTCACGCTCTACCGCTTCGAGACCACCATCCGCGCGGCGACCGTGCTGGGCTTCGTCGGAGCGGGAGGCATCGGGTTCTATATTCAGACCTACCTGAGACTGATGAACTACCCCGCGGCATCGACCATGTTGCTGGTGCTCGTGGCGATGGTCATGCTCGTGGATTTCGCCTCGTCCCGGCTGCGCGCGCGGCTCGTCTAG
- the phnC gene encoding phosphonate ABC transporter ATP-binding protein, with protein sequence MIRVRDLSKRYPSGTVALDGVTLDVGAGEFVALIGSSGAGKSTFLRCLNGLVTPTAGLVSVDGRPVTGASRNGLRGVRATVGFVFQQFNLLKRLSVLENVLVGTLSRVDMWRSLLGRFPGGELERARRTLGRVGLAGLDDRRADTLSGGQQQRVAIARALVQEPRVLLADEPMSSLDPASSRSVMELLQDINRQDGLTVIASLHVLDLAVTYGRRIVGLRAGRVVHDGPPEGLTQAAAEAIFGGERL encoded by the coding sequence GTGATCCGGGTCCGGGATCTCTCCAAGCGCTACCCCAGCGGCACCGTGGCGCTCGACGGTGTCACGCTGGACGTCGGGGCGGGCGAGTTCGTTGCCCTGATCGGCTCGAGCGGCGCGGGCAAGTCGACGTTCCTCCGCTGCCTCAACGGTCTCGTGACTCCGACGGCCGGCCTGGTGAGCGTAGACGGCCGGCCGGTGACGGGTGCCTCCCGGAACGGCCTTCGCGGTGTCCGGGCGACCGTCGGCTTCGTCTTCCAACAGTTCAACCTCCTCAAACGGCTCAGCGTCCTCGAGAATGTCCTCGTGGGCACCCTGTCCCGGGTGGACATGTGGCGCTCCCTGCTCGGGCGCTTCCCCGGCGGGGAGCTCGAGCGGGCTCGGCGCACCTTGGGGCGCGTCGGCCTGGCGGGACTCGACGACAGGAGAGCGGATACGCTATCGGGCGGCCAGCAGCAGCGGGTTGCCATCGCCCGCGCGCTCGTCCAGGAGCCCCGCGTGCTCCTGGCCGATGAGCCCATGTCGAGCCTCGACCCCGCGTCATCCCGCTCGGTGATGGAGCTCCTGCAGGACATCAACCGGCAGGACGGCTTGACCGTCATTGCCTCGCTGCACGTGCTGGACCTGGCGGTGACCTACGGCCGGCGCATCGTCGGGCTCCGGGCCGGACGTGTCGTCCATGACGGGCCCCCCGAGGGATTGACCCAGGCGGCGGCCGAGGCCATCTTCGGCGGAGAGCGGCTGTGA
- a CDS encoding histidine triad nucleotide-binding protein, translating into MVSGGCLFCRIIARESPAEIEYEDEGVLAFKDLYPKAPVHLLIVPKRHIESLARLEPGDETVAGHCVRVARLLAERAGYGERGYRLSCNTGPEGGQVVYHLHFHLTAGHLTAGHLTAGHLTAGRRG; encoded by the coding sequence ATGGTGAGCGGTGGCTGCCTCTTCTGCCGAATCATCGCGCGGGAAAGCCCGGCCGAGATCGAATACGAGGACGAAGGGGTCCTCGCCTTCAAGGACCTCTACCCGAAGGCGCCGGTCCACCTCCTGATCGTCCCGAAGCGGCACATCGAGTCGCTCGCGCGCCTCGAGCCTGGAGACGAAACGGTGGCCGGCCACTGCGTGCGGGTGGCGAGGCTCCTGGCGGAGCGCGCGGGCTACGGTGAGCGGGGCTACCGCCTCTCGTGCAATACGGGGCCTGAGGGCGGGCAGGTCGTGTACCACCTCCACTTCCATCTGACGGCAGGGCATCTGACGGCAGGGCATCTGACGGCAGGGCATCTGACGGCAGGGCGGCGGGGGTGA
- a CDS encoding slipin family protein: MRGLDWTLGLIPVVIIAFFVLLNSVRILREYERAVIFRFGRQSPAIINPGGDGTGPGLILLIPFVDKMVKVSLRTVVMDVPPQDVITRDNVSVKVNAVIFFRVLDANKAVISVEDYLYATSQMAQTTLRSVLGQQELDDLLASREKINEELTRIIDQHTTPWGVKVAAVEVKNVDLPQDMQRAMSKQAEAERERRAKVINAEGEFQAAAKLAEAAAVLTRFPIAVQLRYLQTMREIASERNTTTFFPLPIDLFAPILRALGESQAPKP, from the coding sequence ATGCGTGGTCTCGACTGGACGCTCGGCCTGATCCCTGTCGTCATCATCGCCTTCTTCGTCCTGCTCAACTCGGTGCGGATCCTGCGCGAGTACGAGCGGGCGGTCATCTTCCGCTTCGGCCGGCAGTCGCCGGCCATCATCAACCCGGGCGGCGACGGCACCGGCCCCGGGCTCATCCTGCTGATTCCCTTCGTCGACAAGATGGTCAAGGTGAGCCTGCGGACGGTCGTCATGGACGTGCCGCCGCAGGACGTGATCACGCGCGACAACGTCTCGGTCAAGGTCAACGCGGTCATCTTCTTCCGCGTGCTCGACGCCAACAAGGCTGTGATCAGTGTCGAGGACTACCTCTACGCGACGTCCCAGATGGCGCAGACGACGCTCCGGAGCGTGCTGGGCCAGCAGGAGCTGGATGACCTGTTGGCCTCGCGGGAAAAGATCAACGAGGAGCTGACCCGCATCATCGACCAGCACACGACCCCGTGGGGCGTGAAGGTGGCCGCGGTCGAGGTCAAGAACGTGGACCTGCCCCAGGACATGCAGCGGGCAATGTCGAAGCAGGCCGAAGCCGAGCGCGAGCGGCGGGCGAAGGTCATCAACGCGGAGGGCGAGTTCCAGGCCGCGGCAAAGCTGGCCGAGGCGGCCGCCGTCCTGACCCGCTTCCCGATCGCGGTCCAGCTCCGGTATCTGCAGACCATGCGGGAGATCGCGTCGGAGCGGAACACCACGACGTTCTTCCCGCTGCCCATCGACCTGTTCGCGCCGATCCTGCGCGCCCTCGGGGAGAGCCAGGCGCCCAAGCCCTGA
- a CDS encoding nodulation protein NfeD, translated as MRKMMVTGAVLASLALAGAGPARAAQPVAVIDIDGAITPVTARLLTAAVERAQAERAQALVVQLNTPGGLERSMRTMAQTILNAEIPVIVYVAPTGARAASAGVFITMAAHVAAMAPATNIGAAHPVAASGGEMGKEMSKKVANDAAAFARSLAAERGRNVEWAEKAVRASVSVTEREAVKLKVVDLIADNLQDLLAKVDGRSVKTVRGTVTLETRNAELKRIEVGFRDRFLALITDPNIAYILMMVGMLGIFFELQNPGVVLPGVIGGISLILAFFAFQSLPINWAGVLLILFGLALLIAEIKIVSHGVLTIGGVVAMVLGSFMLYEAPELGFRVSWTVILPTVGAMAGLVGWAVSAGVRAMMRPSVTGPESMVGRLAVARSALGPDGGPDGQVQVDGEIWRAVANGGAIPAGEKVRVTAVDGLTLRVSRAGDRP; from the coding sequence ATGCGAAAGATGATGGTCACCGGTGCGGTGCTCGCGAGCCTGGCCCTGGCCGGCGCGGGACCGGCGCGCGCGGCGCAGCCCGTGGCGGTGATCGACATCGATGGCGCGATCACGCCGGTCACCGCGCGCCTCCTGACCGCCGCGGTCGAGCGCGCGCAGGCCGAGCGCGCCCAGGCGCTCGTGGTCCAGCTCAACACGCCGGGCGGACTCGAGCGCTCCATGCGCACCATGGCGCAGACGATCCTCAACGCCGAGATCCCCGTCATCGTCTACGTCGCTCCGACGGGCGCTCGAGCGGCTTCGGCCGGCGTCTTCATCACCATGGCCGCGCACGTGGCGGCGATGGCCCCCGCCACCAACATCGGCGCGGCCCACCCCGTGGCGGCGAGTGGTGGCGAGATGGGTAAGGAGATGTCCAAGAAGGTCGCGAACGATGCGGCGGCCTTCGCCCGCAGCCTTGCCGCGGAACGCGGTCGCAATGTCGAATGGGCGGAGAAGGCCGTTCGCGCGTCGGTCTCGGTGACGGAGCGCGAGGCGGTGAAGCTCAAGGTCGTGGATCTCATCGCAGACAACCTCCAGGACCTGCTCGCCAAGGTGGATGGCCGGAGCGTCAAAACCGTGCGTGGCACCGTGACGCTCGAGACGCGGAATGCGGAGCTGAAGCGGATCGAGGTCGGGTTCCGCGACAGATTTCTCGCGCTCATCACGGATCCCAACATCGCGTACATCCTGATGATGGTCGGCATGCTGGGGATCTTTTTCGAGCTGCAGAACCCCGGCGTGGTCCTGCCGGGCGTCATCGGCGGCATCTCCCTCATTCTCGCTTTCTTCGCCTTCCAGAGCCTGCCTATCAATTGGGCGGGTGTCCTGCTCATCCTGTTCGGGCTGGCGCTGCTCATCGCGGAGATCAAGATCGTGAGCCACGGGGTGCTCACCATCGGAGGCGTCGTCGCCATGGTCCTGGGCTCCTTCATGCTATACGAGGCGCCGGAGTTGGGGTTCCGTGTCTCGTGGACGGTGATCCTCCCGACGGTGGGCGCGATGGCGGGCCTCGTTGGCTGGGCCGTGTCGGCGGGGGTGCGCGCGATGATGAGGCCGTCGGTAACGGGGCCGGAGAGCATGGTGGGCCGCCTTGCGGTAGCCCGCTCAGCCTTGGGACCTGACGGGGGACCTGACGGGCAGGTGCAGGTGGATGGCGAGATATGGCGCGCGGTTGCCAACGGGGGCGCGATCCCCGCAGGCGAGAAGGTGCGCGTGACTGCGGTGGATGGGCTGACGCTCAGGGTCAGCCGCGCGGGCGACAGGCCCTAA